Genomic window (Cardiocondyla obscurior isolate alpha-2009 linkage group LG06, Cobs3.1, whole genome shotgun sequence):
atagtgcgtgcgctactgcacgcaattcgggaaattggcatctgctgcttgagattcgcgttacgccggattgtgcgacgcgtattttagtagttttataagtcctattcgaacaatttttccttgttttataataatttaaactaagtatgagtgatattgtaataaaatgcgcggtgaatatgagtcatagtgttatgaagtgcgcggtgaatattatgtgagcgagtgtgagtgtgagcgtacagttttgcgtttttgtatattatacggggtgttgtgtttaagttattataaaacaaggtcgcttttctcgtgatcggaatattgtttcgcgctctcgggttataattcgcgttttcaatttattttttaattgatcgttgtacgccggattgtgcgacgcgtattttagtagttttaaagtcctattcgaacaatttttccttgttttataataatttaaactaggtatgagtgatgtgtagaatgcatcaaaatttttaaccacaccggttgtacttgcagaaaatatgaaaagtatatacaaccgacagtccgcagtctgtttaagtgggacggaaaatttttgctgcattgtacattaaaaatttatattacattatatcttgaaaatgtcgtacaatacacaattcggtgactcggatttcgtactatttaaaattatttaagactccgcgatgttaccgagaagcggatctgcgatatgtgccggcgacgccacgaaagaacaggacagacagtgtataggtctggcctgttcttctatccgacggcagccgaaacgctggcttcacacggacgagtctCTATATCtgaacgcgtggaagccgcgattccgagttgggctctctgcgtccgaggcattagctggcgctacgggcacacacggacacggcattgtgcctagtgtgcgtatgttgcccgtctaaaatctgcgaccactgcCGGGAGGGTCCTGGTCAGTCCGGAATTCGAGAATGGACTGAACATAACCAAACTTTCAGTTCCATCTAACCTAATAAAACCTTGCTGTTTACTCATGTCGTTTACACttgatatttttgtaatttaatttccaagtAGTTtgcataattctttttattaactattaCAGTCCggctatttaatttaacgtataataataaagtaatatcaATGGAGACCGTACCAAAAGATTTACGTGGATTAAGAGCGTGTCTGGTGTGCTCCTTAGTTAAGGTTTGTATTTCACAAATTTGTTGCGATTAAGtagcaataattatatatttttttaatcagtgGTGATCGCGACGCTTGCCAAACATGTTTGtcatttttaaagttatagttttattttacagaccTTTGATCAATTTGAATTCGATGGATGTGAAAACTGTGATGAATTTCTACGAATGAAAAACAATAAAGATAATGTTTTCGACTGTACGAGTTCCAATTTTGATGGGTAATATACAGCAACATTGATACGTTTGTCTAAGagtgatttttataattttataattggtATTAACTATGTCTAAGCAAAATTTATCAAAGACATACTTAAAAATTCTGACTTACCTTTTAGAATGATTGCTGTAATGAGCCCAGAAGACAGCTGGGTATGCAAGTGGCAAAGAATAAgtaagtatatttaataaatatattttttttaatttttatcttta
Coding sequences:
- the Spt4 gene encoding transcription elongation factor SPT4 — encoded protein: METVPKDLRGLRACLVCSLVKTFDQFEFDGCENCDEFLRMKNNKDNVFDCTSSNFDGMIAVMSPEDSWVCKWQRINRFCKGVYAISVSGRLPAGVIREMKSRGIAYRPRDTSQR